In Marivirga salinae, a single window of DNA contains:
- a CDS encoding DUF4296 domain-containing protein: MSLSVYKNIIGNEFDEANCNINIKMRKLIYIIAILTIVSCSGKEDRPKGVISHEKMALILSDIYLAEYKATHIDLKNDSAKEVLRHYELKIFEDHNTNDSIYKESFKYYLENPDQLETIYDIVIDTVSLREQVLNENKKRDKFDRQ, from the coding sequence TTGTCATTATCAGTTTACAAAAATATAATTGGCAACGAATTTGATGAAGCCAATTGTAATATTAATATAAAAATGAGAAAACTTATCTACATCATCGCAATATTAACAATAGTTTCCTGTAGTGGAAAAGAAGATAGACCTAAAGGCGTCATCTCTCATGAAAAAATGGCCTTAATTTTATCAGATATTTATCTGGCTGAATATAAAGCGACTCATATTGATTTAAAAAACGACTCAGCTAAAGAAGTTTTACGTCATTATGAATTGAAAATTTTTGAAGATCATAATACAAATGATTCCATTTACAAAGAAAGTTTTAAGTATTATTTAGAAAACCCTGACCAATTAGAAACCATATACGATATCGTTATTGATACGGTCAGTTTGCGTGAGCAAGTATTAAATGAGAATAAAAAGAGAGATAAATTCGATAGACAATAA
- a CDS encoding type II toxin-antitoxin system RelE/ParE family toxin, translated as MSYSLIVRPEAELDILESSQWYEDKQENLGVRFLDEVEEKIHLITQNPLHYQVRYKNTRLALIKHFPYAIHFIVNQQDIIVLAVLGTREDSEKWV; from the coding sequence ATGAGTTATAGCTTAATTGTCAGGCCAGAAGCTGAGCTTGATATATTAGAATCGTCTCAATGGTACGAAGATAAACAGGAAAATCTAGGTGTACGTTTTTTAGATGAGGTTGAAGAAAAAATTCATTTAATTACTCAAAACCCATTACATTATCAAGTCAGGTATAAAAATACCCGTTTAGCTTTAATAAAGCATTTTCCGTACGCCATCCATTTTATTGTAAATCAGCAAGATATAATTGTGTTAGCAGTACTGGGTACTCGGGAAGACTCTGAGAAATGGGTTTGA
- a CDS encoding glycosyltransferase family 4 protein, with translation MQKPTAIVFGSYLPSVINFRKPLLTALQAKGYKVIALAPGNDEATEQTLAELDVEFIQVPLGRTGFNPLQDYKTLQFLKMLFKELQPEVVITYTIKPNIYGSWAAKSLKNAKVLAWITGLGYVGMEADTFKRKLVRSVIFKLYKKAFSKLPFIAFQNPDDQQFFKQHNLLKSQAKQTITAGSGVDLNHYPKAKPQVSPIKFLLTARLIGAKGVNEYLAAAKIIKKDYPEVIFQLIGMTDEGNPDSLEEKELNELHEEGIIEYLGFQSDVRKYLAECSVFVLPSYYREGTPRTILESLAMAKPIITTDNPGCRETIDGDKNGYLIPVKDAASLVKAMKFFIEDPALIEKKGEESYRLATEKYDVNKVNEHLFEFMGIE, from the coding sequence ATGCAAAAACCCACAGCCATTGTCTTCGGTAGCTACCTGCCATCTGTCATCAACTTCCGTAAACCTTTACTCACCGCTCTCCAAGCAAAAGGTTATAAAGTCATTGCTCTAGCCCCAGGCAATGATGAAGCCACCGAACAAACTTTGGCAGAACTGGATGTAGAATTTATACAAGTCCCCTTAGGCAGAACAGGCTTTAATCCCCTCCAAGATTATAAAACACTTCAATTTCTTAAAATGCTATTTAAGGAGCTTCAGCCGGAGGTAGTCATCACTTACACCATAAAGCCCAATATTTATGGCAGCTGGGCAGCAAAAAGCCTTAAAAACGCCAAAGTATTGGCTTGGATCACCGGACTTGGTTATGTCGGCATGGAAGCCGATACTTTTAAAAGAAAATTAGTCCGCTCGGTGATTTTTAAGCTTTATAAAAAAGCCTTTTCAAAACTACCTTTTATCGCCTTTCAAAACCCAGATGATCAACAGTTTTTCAAGCAACATAATTTGCTTAAATCACAAGCTAAGCAAACCATAACAGCCGGTTCAGGAGTGGATTTAAATCATTATCCCAAAGCAAAACCACAAGTCAGCCCTATTAAATTTTTATTAACAGCCCGTTTAATAGGAGCAAAGGGCGTAAATGAATACTTAGCCGCAGCGAAAATTATCAAGAAAGATTATCCTGAAGTTATTTTTCAACTCATAGGCATGACCGATGAAGGCAATCCAGATTCACTGGAAGAAAAGGAGCTGAATGAATTGCATGAAGAAGGTATAATAGAATATTTAGGCTTTCAATCTGATGTGCGAAAGTATTTGGCAGAATGTTCTGTATTTGTTTTGCCGTCTTATTACAGAGAAGGAACACCAAGAACTATATTAGAATCCTTAGCCATGGCTAAACCCATCATCACTACCGATAACCCAGGTTGCAGAGAAACAATTGATGGAGATAAAAATGGCTATTTAATTCCAGTAAAAGATGCAGCATCATTGGTAAAAGCCATGAAATTCTTTATAGAAGACCCAGCTTTAATAGAAAAGAAAGGGGAGGAGAGCTACCGACTTGCCACAGAGAAATATGATGTTAATAAAGTAAATGAGCATTTGTTTGAGTTTATGGGGATAGAATAG
- a CDS encoding vWA domain-containing protein, with protein MESNNWFSLDWFFPERLKAFEYEFPMAFYAMIALPIIYLLVEWLKSRFSPKVPVAFRGEGIGFQFSSILRFIPLILLLFSGLLMLLALARPQQTNERVEQWTEGIDIMLVLDISESMKIQDFTPNRLEAAKQVANDFIDGRFQDRIGLTIFSGEAYSLSPLTTDYKMLKNQITDIDFKMMEASGTAIGSALAVGTNRMRESDSKSKVLILLSDGDNNAGNIDPETAAKLANAYDIKIYTIAIGKEGKVPYGKDFFGRTRYIENSMDVTGLKQIAEIGEGKFYRATDNQALEEVFSIIDEYEKAEIKETRYKDTKDYYDVYLKWAIVFFLLWMLTKSTYISNVLVD; from the coding sequence ATGGAAAGTAATAATTGGTTTAGTTTAGATTGGTTTTTCCCTGAAAGGCTTAAAGCTTTTGAATATGAATTTCCTATGGCTTTTTATGCCATGATTGCTTTGCCTATCATTTACTTATTGGTAGAATGGTTAAAAAGTAGGTTTAGTCCTAAAGTGCCAGTTGCTTTCAGAGGGGAAGGAATTGGTTTTCAGTTTTCTTCTATTCTCCGATTTATTCCCTTAATTCTTTTATTGTTTTCAGGATTATTGATGTTGCTGGCTTTAGCCCGCCCACAACAAACTAATGAGCGCGTTGAGCAGTGGACTGAAGGAATCGATATCATGTTAGTGTTGGATATTTCGGAATCCATGAAGATTCAAGATTTTACGCCTAATCGCTTGGAGGCTGCTAAGCAAGTTGCCAATGATTTCATAGATGGTAGATTTCAAGATAGGATAGGGTTGACCATTTTTAGTGGGGAAGCTTATTCCTTATCTCCATTAACTACGGATTATAAAATGCTAAAAAATCAGATTACGGATATAGATTTCAAAATGATGGAAGCTTCAGGTACTGCTATTGGAAGTGCCTTGGCTGTGGGAACTAACAGAATGCGAGAATCAGATTCAAAATCTAAAGTTTTGATTTTATTGAGTGATGGGGATAATAATGCAGGAAATATTGATCCGGAAACGGCTGCCAAACTAGCCAATGCTTATGATATTAAAATTTATACTATTGCAATCGGTAAAGAAGGAAAAGTACCTTATGGAAAAGATTTCTTTGGAAGAACCCGCTACATTGAAAATTCAATGGATGTTACAGGCTTAAAACAAATAGCAGAAATTGGAGAAGGTAAATTTTACCGAGCCACTGATAATCAAGCTTTGGAAGAAGTATTCAGCATTATTGATGAATACGAAAAAGCCGAAATCAAAGAAACTCGCTATAAGGATACCAAAGACTATTATGATGTCTACCTAAAATGGGCGATAGTGTTTTTCCTTCTGTGGATGCTGACTAAGTCGACTTATATTTCTAATGTTTTAGTGGATTAG
- a CDS encoding DUF58 domain-containing protein has product MRELFKKLRKYEIKIRKAVNNQMQGDFHSVFKGSGLEFDDVRPYQYGDDVRTIDWNVSAKGHGTFVKTFKEDKEQNVYFLVDVSASQEIGLEGKQKSDIAKEITGVLCISALKEGSQVGMVGYSDQRELYIKPGKGQKHGYYAISKLFDLTPKSLKTSLDKGLSYLLGLVKRRSVIFLISDFVDEGYEHHLKALARKHDLIVIHIKDKLETDLPMLGIVPIKDKETGKTRWVNTSSASFKRHFQQKNKDHSSELRDICKRNQADYLLIDTQEDYTSKLIKLFKIRNLSKKKA; this is encoded by the coding sequence ATGAGGGAGCTCTTTAAAAAGCTTCGAAAATATGAAATAAAAATTCGAAAAGCTGTTAACAATCAAATGCAGGGTGATTTTCATTCTGTATTTAAAGGTTCAGGTTTGGAATTTGATGATGTGCGCCCATATCAATACGGAGATGATGTGCGAACCATCGATTGGAATGTTTCGGCCAAAGGACATGGCACCTTTGTTAAGACCTTTAAGGAAGATAAAGAACAAAATGTTTATTTTTTGGTGGATGTGAGTGCATCTCAGGAAATTGGTCTGGAAGGCAAGCAGAAATCCGATATAGCCAAAGAGATTACGGGTGTTTTGTGTATCTCTGCCTTAAAAGAAGGGAGTCAGGTTGGCATGGTGGGCTATTCCGACCAAAGAGAATTATACATAAAACCTGGTAAAGGACAAAAACATGGATATTATGCTATTTCTAAACTATTTGATTTAACTCCAAAGTCCTTAAAAACAAGTTTAGATAAAGGTCTTTCCTATTTATTGGGATTGGTTAAAAGAAGAAGTGTTATATTTTTGATTAGTGATTTTGTGGATGAAGGCTATGAGCATCATTTGAAAGCATTGGCTCGTAAACATGATTTAATTGTCATTCATATTAAAGATAAATTGGAAACTGATTTGCCTATGTTGGGCATAGTTCCGATAAAAGATAAAGAGACTGGTAAAACCAGATGGGTGAATACTTCAAGTGCGTCATTTAAAAGGCATTTTCAACAAAAAAATAAGGATCATTCTTCCGAATTGAGAGATATTTGCAAACGTAATCAAGCAGATTATTTACTGATCGATACGCAGGAAGATTATACCTCTAAATTAATTAAACTATTTAAAATCAGGAATTTAAGCAAGAAAAAGGCATGA
- a CDS encoding addiction module protein, which produces MGTAQIRELLHEYINKADERLINLMYAMVQADLKEDGYDLSEAHKKVLDERLTAYQANPSAGSSWEDVKNRIRNKL; this is translated from the coding sequence ATGGGTACAGCTCAAATTAGAGAATTACTTCATGAATACATTAACAAAGCAGATGAACGTCTGATCAATTTAATGTATGCCATGGTTCAGGCAGATCTTAAAGAAGATGGCTATGATTTAAGTGAAGCGCATAAAAAAGTATTAGATGAAAGATTAACAGCATATCAAGCTAATCCTTCCGCTGGATCAAGTTGGGAAGATGTTAAAAATCGCATTCGTAATAAATTATGA